AAGGGGCATGCGCTGACGGGACGTCTCAATCTCACGGTCCTTCTCCCAGACAATCTTCTCGAGAATGTTGCGAGGCTCACCGTCCTGGTGGGGGATGGCGTACTCGAGGTGGGCCACCTGAACCTTCGGGTTGGGCGGTCGACGACGGATCTCCATGGCAGATACGGGAAGAAAGGAATCAGGCAGGTGTGAGAAGGGAGGCTGCCGCCTGCTTGTAAGCCACCTCCACCACTTCACTGAGGGTTGGATGGGTATGAACTTCAGTGGAGAGCTGACGCACGCTTTGTCGACGGGCCACAGCATTCGCCACCTCCTGAATCAGATCGGCGGCATGCAATCCATAGATGTGGGCTCCCAACACCTCTCCAGAGGCCTTGTTGAACAGAAGCTTCATCAGACCATCGCTGTCCAATTCAGCGAGCGCCTTGGAATTGGCCTTGAAGTAACTGCGCACCACGCCCAGCTCAAACCCCTGATCGGCGGCCAACTGCTTGGCATCAGCCTCACTGAGCCCCACTGAACTGATCTCCGGATGGGTGAAGGTGGCAGCAGGAATGCTGCGGTAATCGATCTCGCGGCTGTGGCCAAGGATGTTGTCGATGGCCACCGTCCCCTGCGCAGCAGCCGTGTGCGCCAGCATCAGTTTTCCGGTGACGTCACCGACCGCCCAGAGATGGGGGACCGGCTGGCCGTTGGCCATCACCTGCATGCTGTCGTTGATCGGCACGAACCCGCGCTGGGTTTCAACGCCGAGCTTGTCCAGGTTGAGGTTGCGGCTCCTTGGGACCCGACCGGTGGCCACCAGAACAGCATCCACCTCAAGGGTCTCCACAGGCTCGCGGGTCTGCATATCGACCAGTTCAATCTGAACCGGAGCCCCCGGTTTGATCGATTGGGCCAGAACCCCTGACCGTGCATCAATATCCCGCCCATCAATCAAGTGACGCGCGGCGATTCTGGCGATGTCGGGGTCAAAGGTCGGCATCACCCGATCCAGAGCCTCAATCATCGTGACCTCGCAGCCGAGCGCCGTATAGACGTCTGCGAATTCCAGACCGATATAACCGCTGCCGATGATGGCGAGCCAGCGCGGGAGCCACTCCAGGCTGACCGCCTCATCGCTGGTGAACACACTGCGACCATCGGTCTCGATACCAGGCGGTACAAAGGGATCCGAACCTGTCGCCAGAATCACATCCTTAGCCGTGATCACCCTGTCCACACCACTGATCTCCCTCACGCCCACGGCTTGAGCCGACTCCAGCCGGCCCTGGCCACGAATGATGGTCACACCAGCCCTCTCCAATGTTTTGGTGAGGTTTCCGCGAATCGTGGCCACGAGTTGATTGGCGTGATCAGCGATTTTCTGGCGTTCGAAGCGCACTGGGGCGGCATGGATTCCGAAACCGGCAAGATGCTCGGCATCGGCCAGCTCGCGAACACGGCCTGAGGCAGCGAGCAGAGCCTTGGAGGGAACGCAGCCGCGGTTCACACAAGTCCCGCCCATATCGCGCGACTCGATAATCGCCACCTTCAGGCCATGCTCAGCCGCATGCTTCGCGGCATCGAAACCGCCATAACCGGCACCGATCACGATCACATCGAAGTCGAAACTGGCGTCGCTCACCCGGACTGCTGCATGGGAGCCGTCATTGTCGCCCGTCGGCGTTCCAAGAGAAGGGGAACAGCCGCTGCTGCCACATTCAATGATTCCACCTTCCGACCGTGAGGGAGGGTCACGCCATGGCTGCAGCAGGCCAGCAGCCTGGGATGCAAGCCGGCCCCCTCATTACCAAGCACCAGCACGGTGGGGCGACACCAGTCCAACTGCCAATACGGCTGCACCTCGAGACCTGTTCCAGCATCAGGAACGAGGGTTGCCACCACCTGCAGTCCTCTGGCTCTTGCGTCCTGGAGGACGGTGGCCAGTTGTTCGACCCCCAGGGCGTCCGTAGGTCCGAAACGGCGGTAGGGCAACGCAAGGATCGCTCCAGCAGCAGACCGCACCACCTTCGAGCCCAGTGGATCAGCCCCAGCCCCCATCCAAACCTGTTCGACATCGGCTGCCAACGCTGTTCGCAGCAGGGTTCCGACATTGCCGGGATCCTGCAGGCGATCGAGCGCAAGAATGAAGTTCGGATGGGGATCTGGGGAGGGCAAGCGCTCGAGCGGCCACAGGCAAGCAACCCCATCGGGATGCACGGTGGACAAAGCAGCGCCGAGCGCTTCTGAACTCATCAATTGCAACCGAACCGGCCCAGGCAACGCGGCAAGCAAAGTTCGGTGGCGCTGAAACCACAGCGGTGTGGCCAGAACATGCAGAGGATCGATCCAAGCTTGGGCATGAACAAGAAGTTCTTGCACTTGGTGTGTTCCCTCGAGCAGAAGGCACTGCTCGTTCTCCCGGCCGGCTCTGCTTTGCAAAGAGCGAATCCGTTTGATCAGGGGATTGCGCCGACTCGAAATCGGCTCACCCTCAGCCCCTGAAATCGCCGACACGTCAGAACGTGGTGTGCTTCCGCACCTTCAGTCCTTCGTGAATGGCCAGATCCGATCCATCGATATCCAGTCCATTGACTGAAGCGATCTCACCTTT
The sequence above is a segment of the Synechococcus sp. PROS-7-1 genome. Coding sequences within it:
- the lpdA gene encoding dihydrolipoyl dehydrogenase, translated to MSDASFDFDVIVIGAGYGGFDAAKHAAEHGLKVAIIESRDMGGTCVNRGCVPSKALLAASGRVRELADAEHLAGFGIHAAPVRFERQKIADHANQLVATIRGNLTKTLERAGVTIIRGQGRLESAQAVGVREISGVDRVITAKDVILATGSDPFVPPGIETDGRSVFTSDEAVSLEWLPRWLAIIGSGYIGLEFADVYTALGCEVTMIEALDRVMPTFDPDIARIAARHLIDGRDIDARSGVLAQSIKPGAPVQIELVDMQTREPVETLEVDAVLVATGRVPRSRNLNLDKLGVETQRGFVPINDSMQVMANGQPVPHLWAVGDVTGKLMLAHTAAAQGTVAIDNILGHSREIDYRSIPAATFTHPEISSVGLSEADAKQLAADQGFELGVVRSYFKANSKALAELDSDGLMKLLFNKASGEVLGAHIYGLHAADLIQEVANAVARRQSVRQLSTEVHTHPTLSEVVEVAYKQAAASLLTPA
- a CDS encoding RNA methyltransferase is translated as MSAISGAEGEPISSRRNPLIKRIRSLQSRAGRENEQCLLLEGTHQVQELLVHAQAWIDPLHVLATPLWFQRHRTLLAALPGPVRLQLMSSEALGAALSTVHPDGVACLWPLERLPSPDPHPNFILALDRLQDPGNVGTLLRTALAADVEQVWMGAGADPLGSKVVRSAAGAILALPYRRFGPTDALGVEQLATVLQDARARGLQVVATLVPDAGTGLEVQPYWQLDWCRPTVLVLGNEGAGLHPRLLACCSHGVTLPHGRKVESLNVAAAAVPLLLERRRATMTAPMQQSG